TGGTATTAAGTTACTGCGGACCTAATAGTATGATGGTACACGATGGTACCTATACGTGCCCGATACATGCCCGATCgtacgatggtacacgatagtacacgatggtacacgatagtgataaaaaacataaataaaaactgTAACTTTTCCCCTGCCCATTTCCCGTTCCCTCTCTCTGCCAAAACTTCACTCCCACAAAACCATCGAGCAACCCATAACTACCATCACCCGACgtatctctctccctcacccaccCTCACCCGACGCATCTCTCCCCTCACCCGACGGTCTGAAAAACCCCCACCACTcgacgaaggaaaacccagaccATCGGAGACCAAGCCTCACCGGAGACGAAGACGAAGGAAAACTCAAACCCCGAAGAAAAACCGACACCCCATTACGCAAAAatgtctagggtatgtgtttttttcaatttcttttccattggaaaatgttatagtatgtattattgaatttgactgtgtgaaatctggtaaaccgtaaaattttgaaaaaaaattctgggttttttagaggtacgatagggtacgatagtgggtcgataggggtacgatagtatttgtgttttctcataacttcaggttgaagatgattgtacgataggggtacgatagtggttcgataggggtacgatagttTTGTGTTTTCTGATAACTTGGGGTTGAGGATGAAGGTACGATAAGGTACGATATTGGGTACGATGTGTGCCCGATATTGGGAACAAATGGTTGTGTTGTTATAATCCGATGGTGTACGATGTGAGGTACGATAGTGAACGATAATGTTATAGTtccagtttttatttttttttcattggtgtccgatatggtgcgatagtgtccgatagttgctcgatagtagattgcaaaatataaaatttgatgtttttttttgttattctatttaattgggtatttatttgttttatgcagaacttaagacctccacaactgatagttccagtagaggaacattttacgggacgtatcacttggcgcggcagttggtactttccaaagattaaagcaaaatttatacagtgtggtttattggatagggtgaaggaatcccctttcaaacagttcttcatggcggaaccattaaatttttctggtgccttagtccatcagctgttgttgcacaaattcagaggggagaagaccgacgaagtccagttttatattgggaaaaaacgatgtagatttagccaattggagttcgctttagttattggtttaaatttcaacgccggaccgtctgaagctgagattaaagcgaagaccacttcggatcggttgattcttgagtacttcaatgttcattccccagtgagcatagggcaactgcgcagaacttttgagagttgtcaaatagttgatgatgtgtacaagatGGGTTTGTGTTTATTAGTAGAGGGTGTTTTGAAAGGTCGTGAGGAGAAGTTGATGGTTTGGACTGACATGCTGAAGATGGTAGATGACGTTGACTTCTTTTTCCAGTACCCGTGGGGGAAGATATCATACCAGaagttgttacaaacttgtcaaaaagactttgtagaaatgaagaagcatttacagaagaagattgagaaaggaaagactcagaaggaggccaagtactctatttatgggtatgctgcagcattacagtattgggcttttgagtccatcattgagttgggtcaggattatgctgtgagattgggccaaggcattccaagaatgatcaactggcagagcaaggagaaagtagagatacacaaagagaaacttattaagttgtttgccaaaaaggtgagcttttactttactttttaaatattttgaatgttctatattttgttctagatatgcaattctatgggtactgcacgataggaatacgatagggtacgatttgAGTACGATTGTGGGGTTATTTTGTAGTTTTTTGTTAACTGTTTGAAAACTGGCTAAGGGGTACGATTTGGTACGATGATGGTTCGATTGGGGTACGATATGTATTCTGTATTCTTTATTAAAGTAGTTGTAGAGATACGATAATGGTACGATGtagtacgatgatggtacgatagttagcaagtaattctcacttacgggtacgatattgttatgttatgggtACGATATTGGTATGATATTTgcatgatatgggtacgatatgatACGATTgaggtacgattggggtacgataggtTACCATTGTTCATCGATgacaattacttattttttatattgttttactttccaatctaaatattcattgtttttgtggcagttgacagtatacccctacctgtgtgcccgacctgctgaagaacagtatgtgaggacccttacaaacaatgaagccccattgtatgtggacatggggttagaggaactagaggtAGGTGCCGATGGACAGCCTACACAGGAAGCCTTACAGAGCCAGGCTGAAAAGCTTGCTGAAAAGTTAGCGGAGCAAGCAGAAGCagaaaatatttttaaggaggttTCACCACCTCCAGCACCTGAGGCAcctgaggttcccccatcagcacctcatgccagcacctcctcccaagctgagcaaccaggctactctatgattttggccaggttggaAAAGGTTGAAGGGCAACAAAGTGCCCTTAT
The Humulus lupulus chromosome 6, drHumLupu1.1, whole genome shotgun sequence DNA segment above includes these coding regions:
- the LOC133785635 gene encoding uncharacterized protein LOC133785635, whose product is MSRNLRPPQLIVPVEEHFTGRITWRGSWYFPKIKAKFIQCGLLDRVKESPFKQFFMAEPLNFSGALVHQLLLHKFRGEKTDEVQFYIGKKRCRFSQLEFALVIGLNFNAGPSEAEIKAKTTSDRLILEYFNVHSPVSIGQLRRTFESCQIVDDVYKMGLCLLVEGVLKGREEKLMVWTDMLKMVDDVDFFFQYPWGKISYQKLLQTCQKDFVEMKKHLQKKIEKGKTQKEAKYSIYGYAAALQYWAFESIIELGQDYAVRLGQGIPRMINWQSKEKVEIHKEKLIKLFEYDRVRFEYDCGVIL